In the genome of bacterium, the window TATTTAATATATCGGCATTTTTTCCTTTTTTTTAAAGATAAAATTTTAGTTTTTCTCTTTTTGAATAAAATAAAGTGTTAAAAACCTAAGCAGGATTTGTTTCTACAAACTTATGGGTAAGTTCCAGGTTTTTTAAGGTTTATTAAATTATTGTAAGCTTGGGTATTTTTAGGATCAAGAGCAAGGATATTTTTACATTCCTCTATGGTTTCTTCTACCATTCCTTTTTTATAATAGATTCTTGCCAAAGAATTATGCATATTTATAATATCTTCTGGTTCTGAATTGATTTTTTTAGATATTTCAATTTCTTTTTTATATTCCAAGATAGCCTTATCCAATTCTTTTTTCATTTCATAGGTTAATCCAAGATTATAATGAAGATTTGGATAATCAGAAGACCTTTTTAAAGCCTCTTTAAATTCAAAGATAGCCTCATCATACATCTTGTTTTTTAAATACTCTATCCCTTGGGCTATATGACCCTTTGCTGATCTTTCTGGGTTTAAAAAGAATCCAATCATATATTCTCCTTTTTTTAAGCTCCTCCATTCGCCATTTTCTAAAAAATATGATCTTCTAAAGGAATAAATAGAATCAATCTTAATTTTTAAAATAAAGTCTGATTTTATCTTTGGTTTTATAATGATTGTATTTATTCCTTGCTTAAGATTCTTGGGATTGATATATATTGTATTAAAGGTAACTAATGAGGAGGTGGGTTTAATAATAACCTTTTTTTCCTTCCCATTCACCTCAAATATCAATATTGGCTCTTGAGAATATGTATACAAATGATACCAAAAAAAGAGTAAAACTTCTTTAAAGTTATCAATATCTTCTCTGATTATCAACTCCTTTTTTATAATATCAGACAAGGATTGGATAGAATAATAATTCTCTCCACGAATCATTCCACTATTATCCCTAATAACAATTGTATCTTCTCTTTGAATATGAAACCCAAAAGGAGAGATATAAGGGGCTAATACACTATAAATTGCTTGTAGGCGGGTTAAAGAAAGAAAAAGGATTAGGGGGATTAAAGATAGAGATATAGTCTGATAGCTTTTAGCCTTAATCTTCTTATACCACCAATAAAGTGTAAAACCAGCGAATGGAATAAGAGAAGGAAGAAAGGCAATCCTATATCTTTCTAGGACAAAGAATAGAATCGTTCCTATCATAAAAGATAGACAAAAAAGATAGAGTAAAAGGCATTTTTTCCAAATCCTTATAGAAAAAAGTATTCCTAAAAGGCCAAGGGAGGCTACAAATCCAAAGTTTAAAAAGGCTATGTTTGATATCCAAGAAATCTTTTTTAAAAACTTAGGGTCTATATTATTCTCAATCTCTACAGTTGCCGTATCCCAAAAGAGAGAAAACTTTTTGGATAAAAGCTTAAGATATTGCTTTGGATTTTTCTTAATAAACCTTACTACATCCTCTATATATGCTTTATCACCTTTTTCTTTTACCATTTTTGCTATCTTTTCTGAATATTCAGGTGGAGGATAGGCAAACCATCCCTCACTATGTGGATTATTCCCAATCCAAAGATTAACTGGCCCATTGGTTGAAATAAGGACAAATCTGCCTGATACAAGGTAGTTTCTTATGGTTGCAGGAGAGATGGTAAAAAGGATAATTAAGCAAAGAAAGCCATAGCTTAATAGTTTTAAGTTTTTAGTTTTTAGTTTTGAGTTTTTTAGCATCCAGATAAGAATAAATGGGACAAAGAGCAAGATATTTGCCCTGGTTAGGGCAGAAAGACCTAATGCAATTCCAGCCAAAGCAAGGTTTTTGTAAGAGGGGTTATCCTCTATTCTTAAGAGGAGAAAGATAGATAATGTATTCAAGAATGTTACCAAGGATTCCATAAGCAAGACACCTTCGTGGATATAGAACATTCCATAAAGAATTGAGATAATTAGGGAGATATAGCCTACAGTTTTATTAAAAACTTTTTTTGCAATAAGGTAGGTAAGGAAGGTTGTAAATACACCAAGGATCATCTGAATAAGCCTTGGAATATATGGGTCTATACCAAAGATTTTATAGATTAGGGCAAGAAAATAAAAATAAAGAGGTCCATAGTAATATGGCGACTTCTCTGAAAATGTGCCATTTATGATCTCTTTTGCATAATTATCATAAGTAAGCATATCTGTTCCCGGAGAAGGATTATAAAACCCAGGGTCATTTGCCTTAAGGTGGGAAAGATAGATAAGGCGAAAGATAAGG includes:
- a CDS encoding glycosyltransferase family 39 protein; the protein is MKRKKPAKHKKIKLPFFLTREVIIVASLLLVALIFRLIYLSHLKANDPGFYNPSPGTDMLTYDNYAKEIINGTFSEKSPYYYGPLYFYFLALIYKIFGIDPYIPRLIQMILGVFTTFLTYLIAKKVFNKTVGYISLIISILYGMFYIHEGVLLMESLVTFLNTLSIFLLLRIEDNPSYKNLALAGIALGLSALTRANILLFVPFILIWMLKNSKLKTKNLKLLSYGFLCLIILFTISPATIRNYLVSGRFVLISTNGPVNLWIGNNPHSEGWFAYPPPEYSEKIAKMVKEKGDKAYIEDVVRFIKKNPKQYLKLLSKKFSLFWDTATVEIENNIDPKFLKKISWISNIAFLNFGFVASLGLLGILFSIRIWKKCLLLYLFCLSFMIGTILFFVLERYRIAFLPSLIPFAGFTLYWWYKKIKAKSYQTISLSLIPLILFLSLTRLQAIYSVLAPYISPFGFHIQREDTIVIRDNSGMIRGENYYSIQSLSDIIKKELIIREDIDNFKEVLLFFWYHLYTYSQEPILIFEVNGKEKKVIIKPTSSLVTFNTIYINPKNLKQGINTIIIKPKIKSDFILKIKIDSIYSFRRSYFLENGEWRSLKKGEYMIGFFLNPERSAKGHIAQGIEYLKNKMYDEAIFEFKEALKRSSDYPNLHYNLGLTYEMKKELDKAILEYKKEIEISKKINSEPEDIINMHNSLARIYYKKGMVEETIEECKNILALDPKNTQAYNNLINLKKPGTYP